The following coding sequences are from one Pseudonocardia sp. HH130630-07 window:
- a CDS encoding ABC transporter substrate-binding protein, with translation MPRTHRPNLLLTRRRLLGAAAALAAVPALAACGGATGTGGRLRVAFPGGGSRETLDPHVVPQFVDQARAKACFDTLTGWTPEMTAEPRLAESFEPDAGGTRWRFRLRAATWHDGRPLTGEDVLFTLRRITDPATTATAAALFSPVDLAASRASGRDVEIVLRAPNHLLPLAFGAPGTEIVPAGTTGFTNPVGTGPFRFVSFTPGGACVYARNDAYWDGAPPSPELEFTPIDDEQARLGALLSGQVAYAHDLRPASARTLAQDPGRAVLLSAPGATTQFLNLRVDRPPFADPRLREAVRLGIDRDALVRIVLLGTGSPGTDLFGRPGQRYFPPGAVPVARDAGRARELVRAAGADGTVVELQTSTVDPNFGPAATLVAEQLAEIGLRVTPRVLDPQTYFTSARTVGTSSFTRTGTLPIPDYIGRRRLTGATENRYTGFASAEVDRRYAAAVANPDEDGRAAELVRIQEILRAGSGALVWAASDWHVGVATGVSGIANATPNSLRWARFDRAAAG, from the coding sequence GTGCCGAGGACCCACCGTCCGAATCTCCTGCTGACCCGCCGTCGCCTGCTCGGCGCGGCGGCCGCGCTCGCCGCCGTCCCCGCGCTCGCCGCCTGCGGCGGGGCCACCGGTACCGGTGGGCGGCTGCGGGTGGCCTTCCCCGGCGGCGGGAGCCGCGAGACGCTGGACCCGCACGTCGTCCCGCAGTTCGTGGACCAGGCGCGGGCGAAGGCGTGCTTCGACACCCTGACCGGCTGGACCCCGGAGATGACCGCCGAACCCCGGCTCGCGGAGTCCTTCGAGCCGGACGCCGGCGGGACCCGGTGGCGGTTCCGGCTCCGGGCCGCGACCTGGCACGACGGCCGCCCGCTCACCGGCGAGGACGTCCTGTTCACGCTGCGCCGGATCACCGACCCGGCGACGACCGCCACCGCGGCGGCGCTGTTCAGCCCGGTGGACCTCGCCGCGAGCCGGGCGAGCGGGCGCGACGTCGAGATCGTGCTGCGGGCGCCGAACCACCTGCTGCCGCTCGCGTTCGGCGCGCCGGGTACCGAGATCGTCCCCGCCGGGACGACCGGCTTCACGAACCCGGTCGGCACCGGGCCGTTCCGGTTCGTCTCGTTCACCCCCGGCGGCGCGTGCGTCTACGCCCGCAACGACGCGTACTGGGACGGGGCACCGCCGTCGCCGGAGCTGGAGTTCACCCCGATCGACGACGAGCAGGCCCGGCTCGGTGCGCTGCTGTCGGGCCAGGTCGCCTACGCCCACGACCTGCGCCCGGCGAGCGCCCGCACCCTCGCGCAGGACCCCGGGCGGGCGGTGCTGCTGTCCGCGCCCGGCGCCACCACGCAGTTCCTCAATCTGCGCGTCGACCGGCCGCCGTTCGCCGACCCGCGGCTGCGCGAGGCCGTCCGCCTCGGCATCGACCGCGACGCGCTGGTCCGGATCGTGCTGCTGGGGACCGGCAGCCCGGGCACCGACCTGTTCGGCCGCCCCGGGCAGCGGTACTTCCCGCCCGGGGCCGTCCCGGTGGCCCGCGACGCCGGGCGGGCCCGGGAGCTGGTCCGCGCGGCCGGTGCCGACGGCACCGTCGTCGAACTGCAGACCTCGACCGTCGACCCGAACTTCGGGCCGGCGGCCACCCTGGTCGCCGAGCAGCTCGCGGAGATCGGGCTGCGGGTCACCCCGCGGGTGCTGGACCCGCAGACCTACTTCACCTCGGCCCGCACCGTCGGCACGTCGTCGTTCACCCGGACCGGGACGCTCCCGATCCCGGACTACATCGGACGGCGGCGGCTCACCGGCGCGACCGAGAACCGCTACACCGGGTTCGCCAGCGCCGAGGTCGACCGGCGCTACGCCGCGGCCGTCGCGAACCCGGACGAGGACGGCCGGGCCGCCGAGCTGGTGCGGATCCAGGAGATCCTGCGGGCCGGCTCCGGCGCGCTGGTCTGGGCGGCGAGCGACTGGCACGTCGGCGTCGCCACGGGCGTGAGCGGGATCGCGAACGCGACGCCGAACAGCCTGCGCTGGGCCCGGTTCGACCGGGCGGCGGCCGGATGA